Within Carassius carassius chromosome 8, fCarCar2.1, whole genome shotgun sequence, the genomic segment aaaCCTCCTCCCAGTAAGCTGTAAATCATAATTATGCAGTTGCCGACAGAGTTAGATGGTGCATTTATGCCGTGGGACACTGGAAAGAAACCAACGGTGAATATTGATATTCAGATGTTGCACAGGAGTCGAATTATGCAGTCgcatcaaaaatgacagtacactgaggtttttgaaagaaatctctcatgctcaccaaggctgggtttatttaatcaaaaatacagcaaaacagtaatattgtgaattataattactgttttctatttgaatatattttgaaatataatttattcctttgagaGCAAtagtgaattttcagcagcaattacttcAGACAGTTTTTCTTACCTATGCACCCAGAAaaggtaaatatattttttcttcatgaGAACCTTTTCTGGGTGCAtaggtaagaaaaacatacatacatatttcattattttattatactaccgtttaatttttttgtgaaagaagtctcttatgcgtatcatggctgcatttatttaaacataaatatagtaaaaaagtaattaattaataatcatataatatttaattataaatataattatttgatcatttttttaaatgtcatttattgctATGGTGGCAGATCATCTCAGCAGCACAGACCCTTGCTCTGCACCCGACCAGCAAGATTGCCAAAGAAAACCTGGATGTGTTTTGCGAGGCCTGGGAGTCCCAGCTGTGTGACATGGCCATCCTGCTGAAGGAGATCAACGATGTGTTCGAGGGCCGCAGAGGTGCGTTAATCAAGCCGTTCAGTTATGTTAACAATTTGCCGGCTGACTTTTAGGACTACAAACAGCTTATTTTTTCCAGAACAAGATATGAATTATGATATGCATTTACCACAGTACTTACCACAATATTTTAATCTGGGATTCATGGGTGCTTTGAATGCAATAGTAGCAGTTATTTTCAGGTgcacaaaatgtatttgttcatgcctatggacagggcagcgatAACTGTTTTTAAAGGTCTTTTTCCTCGTGGCCAGATTGCTATCTTTTCTAGCTGCTAAAGATGTGCGGCTTTGACATTTGACATGCGCTGCATCCACATCCCTCAAATGAGGTACTTGAATAGAGGCTGGATAAATCTCTGTAGACAAGGTTAAGAGCGTATTGCTGCAGAGATTACAGGTCTGTGAAAGTCCTTTCACTCATCTGTATTTGGACATTGCGCTCAAGGATGGCAGCTCTTCCGAGTGAAACTCTGGTTTTCTCACGGCAGTGCATAAAGAGCTTTTTGTGGCAACGATATTTGTCAGATTCTGAAGGAAGGCATCAGTAACGCGCCAGAAACCCGGTGCCTGGGGAGATGTTTTTGTTCCAGATGAGAGGCTCCCAGTCATCATCAGAGCCAACCGAGATATTTCCCAAAACAAACTGTCATCCCCCAAGATCCTGCCTTTGTGTCTGTTCATCCACAATCATTATACACAGCCATTTTCAGACTAGACATGTATTTGAACCAAGTTTTATGTTTTATAGTGCTTTGTATATAGATTTGGTTTTAAGACTTAACATGTCTTCCTCATTTTAGGTGATAAGAAAACATATCTGTCTCTACCCAGACCGGGGGTAAGTCTCACAAGCAGCAGTTATGATTTTATCACAGATTTCTCTTACCATATCATGTCCTTTATTATTTACTGATTCATCTATTTTATAGAAACACCTGAAGACAGTCAAGGCTGCCAAACTTGACGCTGAGGTACAATTCCTCCTAATAAAACATAATGTATGAACAAACAGTCAAGACTGGGTTGAACATTTTCCATCATGCtctattcttttatttttgtccagAAAATTATATAGACTTTTGCCATTCCTTTTCCAAATATAGATTACAATATTACTAAAAAATACCAAATTTCCTTGGCAAGGTAtaaagttttagtttttcatctaataataacattttagtaCATTTCAGCTTcttcaaaatactgagaaaatgatAAATAGTTTAATCTCTTAGTGTGGGAATGTTTTTAAAGCGTGAAAATGCAATAAACCAGATAtattattttttgataattaaaaattCTGTAAGCAATGGAAAAATCTCAGTTACCCTAGCTTCTgctatgtacatttaaataaaaaaaagtgtaatttgcCAGTATTTAGTTCTGCTTGGAAGTATCCTTGTGGCCATGAACTGAAGAGTCTTCAAATGTTGATCTATTCAGGAGCAAACCAGCATTGCCAAGCTTGGGCTGGAAGTGTGTCTCCTGACCTCAGATGTGGACTCAGAGGTGGAGCGCTGGGACGAGCAGGACCACGAGATGGTTCGGCTGTGTCAGATCATATCCAGCATGGCATATTCCATGTACCTCTTCACCAGGTAAACCACTGGAAACCTTTTCAGAGACTTCATAGTCCATTTCTCAGATTATCAGATTGGTTCGAGTAGTGTTATATTACACAGGAAATGAAATACAGCGTACTGGAAAGTTAAagctttttgaaaaatgtctgttcAGAAGACAAAACCATGTTGTTGTTAATCTGCACTTTCTGTCAAACTACACAATCGGTTTTATGGATCTTCTAAGGATGTTTCATTAACTCTCTGCTGTTTTGCACTCTGTGATTAAGGGGGGAAGGACTACTGAAGACAACTTTGGATCTATTCCACCAAGCTGAGGTAAGCCAGCCTTCATTCTCTCTCATAGGTTTTTTAATTGAATCTCTTCAAGGTGCCATTAAGAGCAATGCATCCCCTGGAAAAGATggatcaatatattattaaaaaggcCAGCTGTCATTTGTCTGTGAGATACAGTGATCCAGAGCAGGATGTGTCTGTGAATGGAGAGGAAATGCTGATTAAGCAGTGTGTCGTTCTATTAGTAGGGCACACTGGCCTCCATCTAAACACAACTTCTTATCTGACAGAGCGATCTTAACATCAACATCACAGCAGAACAGCACTGTGAACTTTCTTTAATATGTCTGTGTACCTTGTTTTATAGCCTTCGCTGCATTGATGTCATGTTGCAATTCCCATAATTATGAGTTTCCTACTAGTAAACAGTTCACGTCAAACACAGTTACAACTTGGAAGCTCATAATTTTTAGTAACAGAGTCTCCATTTTATCTCATTTTATCGCTGTGATTTCATGTCAAAATAACCAAAAGGCAGTGACTATATGTTACTTTATTTGTCTGGTAATTACAATAATTTTGGCATGACATAGCATGACACTAATCATTGGATTTGACTTCTAAATTCCGCTTGTGTAATTTTCTTGAAAATTCAGTTTTCAATATCAGTGagattttaaagtcatttttgcgAGTAGATTTCAAGTAGGAAATGATATTAGATGCTTGAAATAGCAGCCTGGAAGTGTtgcaaataatgcaaatataatgctgtaataatcattctaattctatAAGAATAGGAAAGTTCTGTAACGCTAATAACATAGAGAAGCagtatcattggaatcactttcatatcagttttccagctgatgaatgggaaaacattgacagccaatcagaaagagcttgagcatttaaagcagcagacaacAAAACTGCTACACATGCACATAATAAACCAAAcattattgttcttggtgtgaacagaccTGTATGTAGAATAAACTTCTTTTAGGCCACTGAAAGTGTGACCTGACCTGAGTCTTTATCTTGTGTCATTGTACATTATGGTGGCCATACGTCCACTTGTCCTAAACTGTCCTGGCGGGGATTTTAAATTGACTAAAAAGTCTGGGTATTggttttgttttgcagttttgtttTCCATATTTTGTGAACTTGTATTTGCATTGCTGTTAACTGTTCGCTGTAAATCAAACTTTCTCACACGCCCCAATTGGTTTATTACATACAATATATACACACGCCATTGGTCAGTCTACAAGTCGTATCCTTCAGCAAGTATGAAAACAAAGTCAAAACTCGTCttttttaggcaatttagaaatcccagTCAGGACATGTCCAAgaaaaactattaatttatttaggtTTTTCTTACTTTACTTGATGCACCTTTGTTCAAGTTGTGTAACATTTACTCTGATATAGAGTGAAGCCTTACAGTATGGATTTACTTTCCAGGTGTTGTCAGACCAAGGTCTCCAGCTGTGCCACATCCTCCACTCTCTCTCCAAACAGGTAACACACCCGCGTGCCCACCAGGCCCTTATGTACCACAGTTTCATTAGATGCCTGTAAATAAAGGACTGTAATGACTGCCATCCATTTCCTTGGGACCACAGAGACGTGGCTATCAGTGATAGTTAACCCTGCTCTGGCTGGGGCCAACAGGGGCCCCTCATCCATAATCACAGAGCCTGACACTTATGGTGCACTGCACGGTTTGATTAATAATCTTAAAAATGCCTGGCCCAAAATGCATTTCCCCAGCTGCAAGCAGAGTATGGATAATACAAATTGCTTACatctacagtatttattcatccatCAGTTCAAATTCAGCAATTACCTCACTTTGGCAAACCTTTAATGCAGTTTTGGGTGAAAGTATTTTATTAGATTGTTAAATTTGTCCTTGCCGTAAGTCCTGAAAGGATTGTGGAAAGTAAAGCAAAGATGTATGCATACAAAACAAcaagccatatatatatacagtatctatctatctatctatctatctatctatctatatatatatatatatatatatgtatatggctTGTTGTTTTGTATGCATACATCTTTGCTTTACTTTCCACAATCCTTTCaggtatatatgatatatatatggcTTGTTGTTTTGTATGCATACATCAAATCGACaaagtttcatatatatatatgaaactttttcaatttgaatgtattttaaaatgcaatttattcctttgatggcaaagctaaattttcagcatcattactcctccagtctttagtgtcacatgatccttcagaaatcattcaaatgtgCTGATTTAATTGTCCCGTTCAGTCTGTCATGTTCATACTTTGCATTTTTAAAGagcatcattaaaaaaatgatgtCTAATGTAGAAAATGAGTCTTTATGCAAAAGAGCTGTTGTGTTGAAGTTTGTTTAGATTCCTCGCCTCTCAAATGTTAAGGCCACGTATCATGTCTTTGTTATAGCTGCTGGATGAAGACAGAATCCTTATTTTATCTGAGACAGAGAAGCTGTCAGCCGCATGTCAACAGCTGCAGGTCTGTGCCAAGACTCCGGTTCAGGGCAAGAGCGCCATCTTTCAGAAGGTAAACGAGTATAAACACTACAGACTGTTCTTGTACATAAGTGAATGGAGCAGACATGAGtagggtttttgtttgtttgacttgACAGTTTAATCCATTAATGCACAAAATTCAATTCATAGGATTCAAATTGTATCGATTCATCTTAATTTAGAGATTTAAAGAGAACAATATAAACTAAAGTTTAAAGTCACAGGTCACTGCCACATGTGATTAGATAATAAATCTGTTTCTCCTGCAAAGACACTGACCTTACTCTATTTCCTGACTCCATTTAACCTGATAAAATGTTATGCTGTCCAGGGTCATCCTTCTGTTTTGATAAAGTAAAGGTCACAGCCAGAGGCAGGTTTTAATAGGTTTATAGAGGCTGTGTTCGTGTCGTGCTGTGGAACCAAAAAACCAAGCTCAATCAGGATCTCCCAGCATGTCTTCAGGAGCCCTCACATGGTTTCCAAGAATATTATTTCCCAAAAACCAATTATATGTGAACCAGTCTGGTTCACAAATCACCTGTCGGAAATGTATAGATTGTTGTCGGTGCAAAATGATATCTTGACTGAAATGTGGGCGTACATGGTGTGCTTGTTAGCAGAACTGTATTTTGGGAAGTTTAGTCAGCTAATGAtccatctgtttttcttttctcgtTCAGGTCGACTCATCCATACAGAATACCAAAGGCATCTTGACAGTGGTGGTCTATTTACTGCCCATCTGTAATAAGCTCATCAGAAAGGTAGGCAGCAACATGAACATCTGGATTTACGTTTTAATTGGTtgataatgtatatttaattgtatattgtatattgtgtttGCTCATcatctatttttttaatatttagattacATTCATGCTGTCATCTAACACTTgctgaatctaaaaaaaaattataataaatttatgacatttaaaaaaattttttttgcctttattatgatAGGACAGATCAGAGCTGAAAGGAAGTTAAGGGGGAAAGAGATTGAGGGGTGGGATCGGAAAAGGTCCTCGGGTCGGGATCCGAACTCGGGACACCCTTAGTGCATAtttgataacattttaaaatgtaaatgagcaaatctcaaaatgaatatacatttttaaacctGTACATTATAATGGCTATCTGCCATTGAGACACTAATTATCAGCTTATCAGTATCAGCCTGAATTAAATTGGTTAATTTAGTGGTTGGTTATTACTTACATGTAAAGGAATGCATTGTGATAACGACCAGGGCTAATATTTTTAACTTTAGGCCATGTCCACACATACATGGGTATTTTTTAAACAGAGTTTTTCCTTCtaccttttaaaaaataatctccatccacatgaaaacacaaatgcatgcaatttagcactgtcaagagcatgccaagccaacaggtggcgatataatcttaaccgtaaagccatgttggccagtcagaagcctgaaaaagtttccAGTAGGCGGAGACAAAAGTGCTGACTCCAACGTCACCATCCAAAAATGCCGGTTTTGCCTTCTAAACGATAACACTGCAATCGGCATTTTCAAAATATGTTCGGTTTCAGTGACCTGGCGCTGCATTTGCGTGTGGACGAACGGCCAAACAGCGTAGAAAACGCTGCGGTTTTAAAAATAACCGTGTTCATGTGGACAGTGCAGTTAAACGAAAGCCAAagttaaactaaaaccataaaaaagctTGTTTAACTTATATTAAAATAActactttaaatttaaaagtgaaataaaatgaccaaaaaatatatagtagtgctacaattaatcgcgattaattgcatacaaaatataagtttttgtttacattgtatGTGTGTATACTATCTATATTTGTTatgtacaaaaacaaacacatgtatgtatatatttaagaaaatttgtatgtttatatattaaatatatttatataatataaactataagaatataaatatataaatgtatatacatgtaaatattttcaaaatatatactgtatgtgtgtgtatttatatatacataatgaatatacacagtacacattatgtaaacaaaaacttttattttggatgtgattaagcatgattaatcgtttgacagcaatagtatgtagacataaaaaaaaaaaagtaaaaatacaaaagcacaacaaaattcttacaaatttaactaaaatttaaatgacaacagaaaatattaaaataaaacctactgaaaatatgaacaaaaaattaagtaaaattaagtaaaataaaaataatagtatctCCATGCTGGTAAGGAAACTGTGTTGTGCTTGTGTCATGGATGCGCCGATATTAAAATTCTAGATGATTAAATTGTGTTATTAAAGATGAGCTTTAAAGAGTGTTAAATGACAGCAAAGATAATTAAAAACTGAGGAAATGAGCAAGCATAAACATTGAATGTTAATATATCAAtttaaaaagctttaaataaattatatattgtgcACCCTTACTTGTTTTTTAATGTTCTGGTGTGATTTATGTTCTGttctatcaattaaaaaaatgtgtataatcAAATCTTAGAGCATGTTTGTATTAAACTGTATCTTCTACCTTTAATTCCAGTGTAAATCAGAACGCAGCTGTCTGGCTTCACCTCAGCACTGCAGGGAGACGCAGCAGAGCACGACCGTCAGTGAGGAGACTCTGAATGGCTTCGGAGTCAAATCCCTGGAGCAGCACATGGCCAATCTAACATTCCTGGAGAGCAAATAGTTCTGAAAACCAAAGGCGCTTCTGCCTGTTCTCACGCACACAGTGCATGGCAATGCACTCGCCCACGACGTGCCATTCTTTGTGCTTCTGCCCATTTGCTTTGTGGTGTATGATAGCATTGGTATTACCAGCCTCATTGCAGATACCAaaaaatactgaagaaaaaaCCCTTCATTAATTGCATGTGTTCAAGTCATCATGCGACTCTTTCAAGTGTAATGGCTTGTAAATATGCTCCGGTTTTAACCGAATATTCAGCTGCATTTCTCGTGATTAGCCAACATTGAGGTGTACATGATAAAAGTTTTGATGCAAAAAAACTCTGCACACTGTATGTAACATAACTGCCTCATGTACAAGTTGATGCCAAATATATCCAGTTTAAATCATCTTCCTACACTGGTTTCGACACAGGGCTACAGGACACATTTTCAGTGACTTTGGATATTAGTATGAAAAAGGTTGAGTGTTTACAGCAGGGAACGTTACTTTCCAAAGAGGCATTTCTGAAGGATGACAATGAAAAATACAGttccttttaaaggaatagtccacctACAGTTGAAAATTGGTAACGTtttcttaccctcatgtcattccaaaccagtatgacttcATGCAAAACACGAAAATAAGTGATTTTGAAGTCTCAAAATGTCAAAAcatcatcttttatgttccacagaagatcatacaggtttggaatgacataagggcaagtacattttaattttcaggCGAACTGGCCCTTTAAATGTACTTGCGTAGGAGTGACAGCTTTGTAATAGTATTGACTGCCTTGTAGGTCactgtgatttgtatttttaatttagtcataACAATGTTAAGTCAAGCTTTGGTACATTAACCTAAAAGGTTAGAGATGGTATATATATCAACAGCTTGGGCTGTTGTGTACTGAAATTTCTAGTACGGCACAGATTAAAAGGCTCTTCAGAATTTGGTTTCTATTCACACACCAATTCTAGTTGATACTCTGCTAAAAAAAAGTTCCTCCGATTTAAACTTCAGTCAGTCTAACCATAAGCTTTAGAGATGATTGTGCAGCTATGACCTCGAGTTGAATTAGTGTTGGACCATTGAATGATTgtgaaatcagaaaaaaataaaatctaaatatatgttatttttcttaaatatttatgtttgagTGGTTTATttatgcacaaaacatttgttattCCGTTTTATACATTCCTCCAAACTAAGGCCATCCAAGCAGACTACTGAAACAGACTCGTGATGAAATACATATCTGCActcaataaatttatttaaagcaCGTACTAACATCAAAACTATTGAAATTCTCTGTTGGTTATTACGTTCAACTATATTGAAAATACAAGTTTACATACACCACGATCTGTGCATGCAAGCTTTAGGTCAGTGAGGTTTTTTCTTatgtaatgttttgtaaatgtatgTCAATTTTTATCTCTACGTACAATCTATTTGGGAAATGACAAAATGTTGAGATTGCTGTCAATTGTTTTGAGAGCACTGACCTTAGTTTGTGTAAAAGAAATTgacttaataaaaacaaacatataagGGCCAAGAGAGCAGTTCCTTTATTTAGCATTAACTTAAACAATGATTATATCCAAAAAGTAAGGGCTAGAAGCAGTTTTATAGTAACCAGAAGGGAAATAATGTGTCTGTTTGTTATTTCTCAAATTAAACCAGTTCCTAATGAAACAATAAACTAAACACTAACAATACCCATTGCACTGGCATTGTTATGCATCTCATGAATAGTGGTCCAACAAAATGCCCTCCAGTGAAATCCAAGACTTCTCTGGATCCAGCAGACAAGTCTTCATTCCTTCAAATTTTCTCAAGGTGATTTTTGAAATGTAAGTGGTACACATTCATGATGCCACTGATGTTTCCACCTGCTTGAAGTAATTATTCTTCAAAGCCATTTCAAAGTGCAAGCTGATCTCAGTGAGACTCTTCTCGTCAGAACCTCGTCATATTGTTCCCTGGTCAGAAGACTTTCAGTGACACTCTTGCTCTCTTCAAATTTAGGTAATATAACTGCAATGTATCCCTCTGTGGAAGGCTGTGGCAAAAAAGAACACAAATCTTACATTTGTAAAAGTTTAGAGATTttccattgcattttttttttaaagcagtattGGTGGTAACCTTTTCCAATAACAGATCTGGCTTGTTCAAAATGGCTTCATTCACTTCTAGGAGACGTCCTCTGATACAGCTGGGAAAATAGGAGTTGAACTGACATCATTTTAAGGTTATATAATTCATTGTGATGTTTATCTGTGTAACTGACCTGAATATGGTGTACTCCTGTTCATCTGTACACGTTATTCTACACAGTGGTGCAAACTCCGTCAGGAACTGACCACCCTGcagaataaatcatatttactGATAATGTTCAGAGAAAGTGTGAATTCAGATATGACAGTAATTATCACAATCATTACGGTGTTggttgtgtgtgtttacagtattAAAGTCATTATGGAGAAAGGTACTCACTCGCTTTGACTTTCCAGACACCTTGTTCTTCAGACGGCTGCATCCATCGCTGATCTGATAGTTTATGTTTTTGATTTTTCGTCCATTCTGAAGGATAGGATGAGACTCTGCAAGAGTGATGACGCATATCCTGATCAGAAGAAAACAGTTATGTTTTCACAGCAAAGGTACGTTTAGAGTGGTGTTTCTCCAACTATGAACACTTATGACCCTGTGTACTTTCAGAAAATAATGGAAAGTGGACATATTGACATTCTCTGGATCATGAACATTTTGaacatgtttttatttcaatCTATATCTCAGAATATGTATTCAGTTGATTGTGAAGCAGCAGTAATTTCCGAAGAATGTTTATAAACAATGtcgtacaataaatataaatggtTGGTTCAGACCATCGTGGTTTAAAATatgtaatcatatatatatagtattaaagTTTGGATCTGAGATTTATATACGGATTAAAATCTATACATAAAATCATCTGAATATgaagtgtataaaatataaaaagggttttaaataaaaataaactttgtaAAAGTGTACAGAACTGCACAGTGAAGAGAACAGAACACATTTACCTGTTGGAGTGCTGCAGAATGCAGTGATCCTCACATGCTTTTCCTTTCAAATCTACATTAGCATTCACACCAACACAGCCATTAATCTTTACATCTTtaaaagtatgtatgtatataaaaaaatgctttggGACGCTAATCTAAACATACATTGAGCTACAGTACAAACAACTGACAAGAGCAGGCAAAACAGAGTTGGCAATTATATTCAGAATGTATTAACCTAACGTTACCAGTTTTATACCAGCGGGTGAAATAACGATCGATTACTGATGGGGCTTTCTTTTCACCGTCTTCCATGTCAGCATCCACCACAGCaattcaattaaaaaagaaataatgttAAAGAGGCTG encodes:
- the LOC132145455 gene encoding protein Abitram-like, yielding MEDGEKKAPSVIDRYFTRWYKTDLKGKACEDHCILQHSNRICVITLAESHPILQNGRKIKNINYQISDGCSRLKNKVSGKSKRGGQFLTEFAPLCRITCTDEQEYTIFSCIRGRLLEVNEAILNKPDLLLEKPSTEGYIAVILPKFEESKSVTESLLTREQYDEVLTRRVSLRSACTLKWL